A portion of the Aquificaceae bacterium genome contains these proteins:
- a CDS encoding efflux RND transporter periplasmic adaptor subunit → MVWMLLIPFVVFAQVIRVEPASMEKLGIRTQRVKIETQSPELRIPAQLKADASMSVEVYAPIEGIVKKLYAKEGDRVRKGQPLAEVYSPRIAELNAQIRMAKVRLQTAEDLLKREELLYKEEVIPYARYFSAKVEYERALSEYKALLQSRDSFGEVRGDNLLIRSPRSGVIVEQKAVLGSSVGLGSMLFKVQDYSRLWAYAYADPGFRVEGNSFLEYEGRLYPARLEWVSPRLDPATGKQVLRFVVENRDSSLKEGLKTQIVIRGKAQRGAWLPVSAVQRVKGQEVVFVRVKDGFEVRRVRVLLSSGNRVMVEGLSDGEEVATEGVIFLKAQAER, encoded by the coding sequence ATGGTGTGGATGTTATTGATACCCTTTGTGGTGTTTGCACAGGTTATAAGGGTAGAACCTGCAAGCATGGAAAAGCTGGGGATAAGAACGCAGAGGGTAAAGATAGAAACTCAAAGCCCAGAGCTTAGGATACCAGCCCAGCTAAAGGCGGACGCAAGCATGAGCGTGGAGGTTTACGCACCCATTGAGGGTATAGTAAAAAAGCTATACGCAAAGGAAGGAGACAGGGTTAGGAAAGGTCAGCCTCTGGCGGAGGTTTACTCTCCAAGGATAGCGGAGCTAAACGCTCAAATTCGTATGGCAAAGGTAAGGCTTCAGACCGCAGAAGACCTTCTCAAAAGGGAGGAACTCCTCTATAAGGAAGAGGTCATACCCTACGCAAGATACTTCTCCGCAAAGGTGGAATATGAAAGGGCACTTTCCGAATACAAAGCACTTTTGCAAAGCAGGGACTCTTTTGGAGAGGTCAGAGGGGACAACCTTTTGATAAGGAGTCCAAGGTCTGGGGTGATAGTGGAGCAGAAGGCGGTGCTTGGTTCTTCTGTGGGGTTGGGGAGTATGCTCTTTAAGGTCCAAGACTATTCAAGGCTGTGGGCTTATGCCTATGCGGACCCAGGCTTTAGGGTAGAGGGAAACAGCTTTTTGGAGTATGAGGGAAGGCTTTATCCTGCGAGGCTTGAGTGGGTCTCTCCGAGGCTTGACCCAGCCACTGGTAAACAGGTTCTGCGTTTTGTGGTGGAAAACAGGGACAGCAGTCTAAAGGAGGGGTTAAAGACGCAGATAGTAATAAGGGGAAAAGCCCAAAGGGGTGCTTGGCTTCCCGTTTCTGCGGTTCAGAGGGTAAAGGGTCAAGAGGTGGTCTTTGTGAGGGTAAAGGATGGCTTTGAGGTAAGAAGGGTAAGAGTGCTCCTTTCCTCTGGAAACAGGGTCATGGTGGAGGGTCTCTCCGACGGAGAAGAGGTGGCAACAGAGGGTGTTATATTCCTCAAGGCACAGGCGGAGCGATGA
- a CDS encoding CusA/CzcA family heavy metal efflux RND transporter, giving the protein MIKRLLAYRLFVLLLLPFVVVYGVYSFLKIPVDTFPDPTPTQVVIYTETPGMSAEETELLVTKPIESALSGIKDAELVRSISLPGLSYVSVFFKDGTDIYFARNLVSQKLSEVQGLLPQGFVPRMGPNTSGLGNVMFYILQDTTGKYSLEDLKTFQEWRVKPIIKAVDGVEEVSQWGPEKAFLVKVDTQKLLQYNLSLYDLIHALEEYGQVAGGGFIQSPEGDLVVRGLGRYASVEDLLKVPVKKTEDTYIKLGDIAQVVPGELPNRRGAFTYKGQEVQGNIVLKRVGVNTMELVERLNRAIEEAKKVLPQGVDIKVIYDQAYLTQKAISTVERALIEGIVLITIAIALYLWNLRVALLVVLSIPLTLLITFSLLKNLGISANLMTMGGLAIGLGLFADASVVVVENIYRHLSENRQASKTTLIVSSVQEIVKPLTFAILIIAVVFLPIFTFESVEGKYYKPLALTIILALLSSLFVALVFMPVLSYWLLKGGKEESALFSALRKRYVSLLSFAFRVRPVVLLLALTSFVFSLYLLSRVGKEFAPPLEEGAVLVKSFLDPNVSLEEAKRVARLVEETALKYPEVVHTFSNIGRAEVGEPEDVSYIETFIILKPVSEWRSFKSRVEFEELLRKDLEGVPGVEFSFTQPIQMRIDELLSGVKATLAIKVFGEDLEKINQLAGEIEKLVAQTRGAVDVETEAQSGKLQLRIVPKKEMLQKYNLTTQDIMKVVSYYLGGSEIAQLQEETILFPVVLTLKEKTLEEVKSLPVLTHNGSLLTLSEVADVYIAEGYNKIRRENGMRYALVQSNLTGRDLGGFVQEIKTKIEKDIKLPEGYYIAFGGQFENQERAMKRLMIAVPLAIGLIFLLLYMNYASLRDALVVMLNVPFAVVGGVIALYLSGYNLSVPSAVGFIAVFGIAVLNGVVLISYARSLIEEGVPVREALFQAGSRRLRPILITATAASLGLLPMLLSRDIGSEVQKPLAVVVIGGIFTSTMLTLVVLPLVYELVAGRRKNGTH; this is encoded by the coding sequence ATGATTAAGAGGCTCTTAGCATACAGGCTTTTTGTGCTTTTGCTCCTTCCCTTTGTGGTGGTCTATGGTGTGTATAGCTTTCTTAAAATCCCAGTGGATACCTTTCCAGACCCAACTCCCACGCAGGTGGTTATATACACAGAAACGCCCGGCATGTCCGCAGAGGAGACGGAGCTTCTCGTCACAAAACCTATAGAGTCCGCACTCTCTGGCATAAAGGATGCGGAGCTTGTAAGAAGTATAAGCCTGCCGGGGCTCTCTTATGTGAGCGTCTTTTTCAAGGATGGCACTGACATATACTTTGCCAGAAACCTTGTCTCTCAAAAGCTCTCGGAGGTGCAGGGGCTTTTGCCACAGGGTTTTGTCCCTCGCATGGGTCCAAACACCTCAGGTCTTGGAAACGTGATGTTCTACATCCTACAGGATACCACAGGTAAATACAGCCTTGAAGACCTAAAGACCTTTCAGGAGTGGAGGGTCAAGCCCATTATAAAGGCTGTGGATGGAGTGGAGGAGGTGTCCCAATGGGGTCCAGAAAAAGCCTTTCTTGTAAAGGTGGACACACAAAAGCTCCTTCAGTATAACCTAAGCCTGTATGACCTAATACATGCCCTTGAGGAATACGGACAAGTTGCAGGAGGAGGCTTTATCCAATCTCCCGAGGGTGATTTGGTGGTGCGTGGTCTTGGAAGATACGCAAGCGTAGAGGACCTGCTAAAAGTGCCTGTAAAAAAGACAGAGGATACCTACATAAAGCTCGGAGATATTGCACAGGTTGTCCCCGGTGAGCTTCCCAATAGAAGGGGTGCTTTTACCTACAAGGGTCAAGAGGTGCAGGGCAACATAGTCCTCAAAAGGGTTGGCGTGAACACTATGGAGCTCGTGGAAAGGCTAAATAGGGCAATAGAGGAAGCCAAAAAGGTCCTACCGCAAGGCGTGGACATAAAGGTCATATACGACCAAGCATACCTCACCCAGAAGGCTATTAGCACTGTGGAGAGAGCTCTCATAGAGGGTATAGTCCTCATAACCATAGCCATAGCCTTGTATCTTTGGAACTTGAGGGTGGCACTTCTTGTGGTGCTCTCTATCCCACTAACTCTCCTCATTACCTTTTCTCTTCTTAAGAACCTTGGCATATCCGCAAACCTTATGACCATGGGAGGTCTTGCTATAGGCTTGGGTCTCTTTGCGGATGCCAGCGTGGTGGTGGTAGAAAACATATACAGACACCTTTCAGAAAACCGTCAGGCTTCAAAGACCACGCTCATAGTCTCCTCCGTCCAAGAAATAGTAAAGCCCCTAACCTTTGCCATTCTCATCATCGCAGTGGTCTTTCTGCCCATCTTTACCTTTGAATCGGTGGAAGGCAAATACTACAAGCCTTTGGCTCTTACCATAATCCTTGCTTTGCTCTCCTCTCTCTTTGTTGCCTTGGTCTTTATGCCCGTGCTCTCCTACTGGCTTCTCAAGGGAGGGAAGGAAGAAAGTGCCCTCTTTTCCGCCTTGAGAAAAAGGTATGTTTCCCTTCTTTCCTTTGCCTTTAGGGTAAGACCTGTGGTGCTTTTGCTTGCCCTTACTTCCTTTGTGTTTTCTTTGTATTTGCTTTCAAGGGTTGGAAAGGAGTTTGCTCCACCCCTTGAGGAGGGTGCGGTGCTCGTAAAGTCCTTCCTTGACCCTAATGTGTCCCTTGAGGAAGCCAAGAGGGTGGCAAGGCTTGTGGAAGAGACCGCCTTAAAATACCCAGAGGTAGTCCACACCTTTTCCAACATAGGAAGGGCAGAAGTAGGAGAGCCAGAGGATGTGAGCTACATAGAAACCTTTATCATACTAAAGCCCGTAAGCGAGTGGAGGAGCTTTAAAAGCAGGGTTGAGTTTGAAGAGCTTCTAAGAAAGGACTTGGAGGGCGTGCCTGGCGTGGAGTTTAGCTTTACCCAGCCTATACAGATGCGTATAGACGAGCTTCTCTCCGGAGTAAAGGCAACCCTTGCCATAAAGGTGTTTGGAGAAGACCTTGAGAAGATAAATCAACTGGCAGGAGAGATAGAGAAGCTGGTAGCCCAGACAAGGGGTGCGGTGGACGTGGAAACGGAAGCTCAATCGGGTAAACTCCAACTTAGGATAGTTCCCAAAAAGGAGATGCTCCAGAAGTATAACCTTACCACTCAGGACATAATGAAGGTGGTCTCCTACTACCTTGGTGGTTCAGAGATAGCACAGCTCCAAGAGGAGACCATACTCTTCCCTGTAGTCCTAACCCTTAAGGAAAAAACCTTGGAAGAGGTAAAGTCTTTGCCCGTGCTTACGCATAATGGTAGCCTTCTTACCCTCTCGGAGGTGGCGGACGTATACATAGCGGAAGGCTACAACAAGATAAGAAGAGAAAATGGCATGAGGTATGCACTTGTTCAAAGCAATCTTACTGGAAGAGACTTGGGAGGCTTTGTGCAGGAGATAAAGACAAAGATAGAGAAAGACATAAAACTTCCCGAGGGATACTACATAGCCTTTGGAGGACAGTTTGAAAACCAAGAGAGGGCTATGAAGAGGCTCATGATAGCGGTTCCCTTGGCTATAGGGCTCATATTCTTGCTTTTGTATATGAACTACGCTTCTTTGAGGGATGCCCTTGTGGTTATGCTAAACGTGCCCTTTGCGGTAGTGGGTGGCGTTATAGCCCTTTACCTTTCTGGCTACAACCTCTCTGTGCCCTCTGCAGTGGGATTTATCGCAGTTTTCGGTATTGCGGTTCTAAACGGAGTGGTGCTTATCTCCTACGCAAGAAGCCTTATAGAGGAGGGTGTGCCCGTTAGAGAAGCTCTCTTCCAAGCAGGCTCAAGAAGGCTAAGACCCATACTTATAACCGCCACCGCCGCATCCCTTGGACTTTTGCCCATGCTCCTAAGCAGAGATATAGGCTCTGAAGTGCAAAAACCCCTTGCAGTGGTGGTAATAGGAGGTATATTTACTTCTACCATGCTAACTCTTGTGGTGTTGCCACTGGTTTACGAGCTGGTGGCAGGGAGGAGGAAAAATGGAACTCATTAA
- a CDS encoding DUF2231 domain-containing protein yields MELIKLHPPFTHFAIAMPVALLIIDLYYRIRKKDPDGLHMTFSLLGSLSVVLGAISGMIAYEPIEDKLYQIGIFSTHKYLGLLLAVYFLALLGVRLSFSKTPAMRSLFTVMLLLGIALLFIQGNLGGSVVYDHMVKPWLEK; encoded by the coding sequence ATGGAACTCATTAAACTACACCCACCCTTTACCCACTTTGCCATAGCCATGCCCGTAGCCCTTTTGATAATAGACCTATACTATCGCATAAGGAAAAAGGACCCCGATGGTCTTCATATGACCTTTAGCCTACTTGGAAGCCTGTCGGTAGTGCTCGGAGCTATAAGCGGGATGATAGCCTACGAGCCTATAGAAGACAAGCTCTATCAAATAGGCATCTTCTCAACTCACAAATACTTGGGGCTTTTGTTGGCTGTGTATTTCCTTGCCTTGCTTGGTGTAAGGCTTAGCTTTTCAAAAACCCCAGCCATGAGGAGCTTGTTTACGGTGATGCTCCTGTTGGGAATCGCCCTCCTTTTTATACAAGGAAACCTTGGAGGCTCGGTGGTCTACGACCATATGGTAAAGCCTTGGCTTGAAAAGTAG
- a CDS encoding thermonuclease family protein, which yields MRLYVKLLILVFFAVVSCGGSQPAKVPENTTPCTVVRVVDGDTFHCRLSSGENVRVRLIGVDTPESSDNPKARRDAERSGKSVEEIIRMGKASTEFTKRLLPEGETVYLEFDVQKTDRYGRLLAYVWLSDGRMLNELLLREGYAMVYTIPPNVKYQERFLQAQREAKEKRRGLWGTE from the coding sequence ATGCGTTTGTATGTAAAGCTACTGATTTTGGTGTTTTTTGCGGTAGTCTCCTGTGGTGGTAGCCAGCCAGCGAAAGTTCCAGAAAACACCACACCTTGCACTGTAGTGCGTGTGGTGGATGGAGATACTTTCCACTGCAGGCTTTCCTCTGGCGAGAACGTGAGGGTAAGGCTCATAGGTGTGGATACTCCAGAGAGCTCGGACAATCCCAAGGCAAGGAGAGATGCGGAAAGAAGTGGTAAAAGCGTTGAGGAGATAATCAGAATGGGTAAGGCTTCTACGGAGTTTACCAAGAGACTGCTACCAGAAGGAGAAACCGTATACCTTGAGTTTGACGTGCAAAAAACAGACAGGTATGGAAGGCTCTTGGCTTATGTTTGGCTTAGTGATGGCAGGATGCTCAACGAGCTTCTCCTAAGAGAAGGCTACGCTATGGTATACACCATTCCTCCGAATGTAAAGTATCAGGAAAGGTTCTTACAAGCTCAAAGGGAAGCAAAGGAAAAGAGAAGAGGGCTCTGGGGCACGGAATAA